In Nonomuraea sp. NBC_00507, the following are encoded in one genomic region:
- the ribH gene encoding 6,7-dimethyl-8-ribityllumazine synthase translates to MSGEGRPGVTVPDASGLTVGVVAASWHAKITDQLVARAVQACDDSGARATVVRVPGSLEIPVVAQALARRCDAVVALGAVIRGETAHFDYVCDSVTSGLTRISLDEETPVGNGVLTCDTLDQALDRSGLPGSKEDKGYESVVAALETALLLRNLH, encoded by the coding sequence ATGAGTGGGGAAGGACGGCCGGGTGTCACGGTGCCGGACGCTTCGGGGCTGACGGTGGGGGTGGTGGCGGCCAGCTGGCACGCCAAGATCACCGACCAGCTGGTGGCGCGGGCCGTGCAGGCCTGCGACGACAGCGGCGCCAGGGCCACCGTCGTACGGGTGCCGGGCTCACTGGAGATCCCGGTGGTCGCCCAGGCGCTGGCCCGCCGCTGCGACGCGGTGGTGGCGCTGGGCGCGGTCATCCGGGGCGAGACCGCCCATTTCGACTACGTCTGCGACTCGGTGACCTCGGGCCTGACCCGGATCTCGCTGGACGAGGAGACCCCGGTCGGCAACGGCGTGCTCACCTGCGACACGCTCGACCAGGCCCTGGATCGGTCGGGTCTGCCGGGGAGCAAGGAGGACAAGGGGTATGAGTCGGTCGTCGCTGCGCTCGAGACCGCCCTCCTCCTGCGGAACCTCCACTGA